A genomic window from Maridesulfovibrio sp. includes:
- a CDS encoding molybdenum cofactor biosynthesis protein MoaE has translation MDISKKIAELKQDPDFADNVGMILVHNGIVRGWSRGTHEKVTGIEIKADHEKIEQIRQEHEKFPGIYKIVTHANEGVFKPGDDVLFLIVAGDIRENVKACLASLLDRVKAEAFSKKEIMA, from the coding sequence ATGGACATTTCAAAAAAAATTGCTGAACTCAAACAGGACCCGGACTTTGCCGACAACGTGGGCATGATTCTGGTCCACAACGGCATTGTTCGCGGCTGGTCCCGGGGAACACATGAAAAAGTCACCGGAATTGAGATCAAAGCCGACCACGAAAAAATCGAACAAATCCGTCAGGAACATGAAAAGTTCCCCGGAATCTATAAAATCGTCACCCATGCAAACGAAGGTGTCTTTAAACCGGGCGATGACGTACTATTTCTCATCGTAGCCGGAGACATCCGCGAAAACGTAAAGGCTTGTCTTGCCAGCCTCCTGGACAGGGTTAAAGCAGAAGCCTTCAGCAAAAAAGAGATCATGGCCTGA
- a CDS encoding glycosyltransferase, translating into MSVIIPTYNRAELICRAVDSVLGQTFVDFECLVIDDGSTDGTVEKLAKYDDSRIKPLWQENSGVSAARNFGIDESRGQFIALLDSDDEWVPEKLLKQIQFMEEGGFEISQTDEIWVRKGKRVNQCKKHEKPEGMFFERSLAMCMISPSCVIFSRKFWDEIGPFDEKLPACEDYDLWLRAGVKYPVGLLRERLTVKYGGRPDQLSNSVGCLDLYRIYAIVKLLNAEILSSEERVQALDELQRKAGFYIGGCRKRGRDDQAEKVERLIRAIWDGEPVPADAIIKN; encoded by the coding sequence GTGTCCGTAATTATACCTACTTACAACAGGGCAGAGCTGATCTGCCGGGCTGTGGATTCCGTTCTGGGCCAGACATTTGTAGATTTCGAGTGTCTGGTTATTGATGACGGTTCAACGGATGGTACGGTTGAAAAACTTGCCAAGTACGATGATTCCAGGATTAAGCCACTTTGGCAGGAAAATTCCGGAGTTTCTGCTGCGCGTAATTTCGGGATAGATGAATCGCGCGGTCAGTTTATTGCCCTGCTTGATTCAGATGATGAGTGGGTTCCTGAAAAACTGCTCAAGCAGATTCAGTTTATGGAAGAAGGCGGTTTTGAAATCAGCCAGACTGATGAAATATGGGTTCGTAAAGGTAAACGAGTCAACCAGTGTAAAAAGCACGAAAAACCTGAAGGAATGTTCTTTGAACGTTCACTTGCAATGTGTATGATCAGTCCATCCTGCGTTATATTCAGCCGTAAATTCTGGGATGAGATTGGTCCATTTGATGAAAAGCTGCCAGCTTGTGAGGATTATGATCTGTGGCTTCGCGCCGGAGTAAAATATCCGGTCGGTCTTTTGCGGGAGCGGTTGACCGTTAAATACGGTGGCCGTCCTGATCAACTTTCGAATAGCGTAGGGTGTTTGGATTTATACAGAATCTACGCTATAGTTAAGTTGTTGAATGCTGAAATCCTTTCAAGTGAAGAGCGTGTTCAGGCTCTTGACGAGTTGCAGCGTAAGGCCGGATTTTATATTGGCGGATGCAGGAAGAGAGGACGTGATGATCAGGCGGAGAAAGTTGAACGGCTGATCCGTGCTATTTGGGACGGAGAACCCGTTCCGGCTGATGCAATTATTAAAAATTAA
- a CDS encoding glycosyltransferase — MKIFQVINVRWFNATSWYALYLSKLLQDAGHEVLLITVPGTETESKAREMGLNVETIELNSAHPHKLFKACAQVLALVKKHRPQVVNCHRGEAFFWWGILRKLRMGYKLIRTRGDQRLPKSDFFNRYLHSKVADAVVVTNKKMADHFLKKMELAENSLWLIHGGVDKKKFTFTPQGRDEVRKKYGFTEDDIVIGMLGRFDRVKGQKELIEAVAKTRNNVHGRSIKLFLIGFPTATSQHEIETWLTNSGLSEITTISGKCEDVTACISAMDIGVIASLWSETIARAALEIMACGIPLISSSVGVMPDLLPAEALFPPENVDLLALKLTEAINKPEFRQKLLEEHKRTMSQLSGEDFLKRTMTLYQSVLN; from the coding sequence ATGAAAATTTTCCAAGTCATCAACGTTCGCTGGTTCAATGCCACCTCATGGTACGCCCTATACCTTAGCAAACTTCTGCAGGATGCCGGCCACGAAGTGCTGCTCATCACTGTTCCCGGCACGGAAACTGAATCAAAAGCCCGGGAAATGGGCCTGAATGTGGAAACAATTGAACTGAACTCAGCCCACCCGCATAAGCTGTTCAAGGCTTGTGCGCAGGTCCTCGCACTTGTCAAAAAACACCGTCCGCAGGTGGTTAACTGCCATCGGGGAGAGGCTTTTTTCTGGTGGGGCATACTACGCAAATTGCGTATGGGCTACAAACTCATAAGGACCCGCGGAGACCAAAGGCTGCCCAAAAGCGACTTTTTCAACCGCTATCTACACTCCAAGGTGGCGGACGCAGTGGTGGTAACCAACAAAAAAATGGCTGACCATTTTCTGAAAAAAATGGAACTGGCTGAAAACAGTCTCTGGCTTATACACGGCGGTGTGGACAAGAAAAAATTTACCTTCACGCCACAAGGACGGGACGAAGTACGCAAGAAATACGGCTTCACAGAAGATGACATTGTTATCGGCATGCTTGGTAGATTTGACCGTGTGAAAGGGCAGAAAGAACTCATTGAGGCCGTTGCGAAGACCAGAAACAACGTCCACGGTAGAAGCATTAAACTTTTCCTGATCGGGTTTCCTACCGCGACCAGTCAGCATGAAATAGAAACATGGCTTACCAATAGCGGTCTGAGCGAAATCACGACCATCAGTGGCAAATGTGAAGATGTCACAGCCTGTATTTCCGCCATGGATATCGGCGTTATTGCTTCACTCTGGTCCGAAACAATTGCCCGCGCAGCCCTTGAGATAATGGCCTGCGGAATACCGCTTATTTCCTCTTCCGTAGGCGTAATGCCGGACCTCTTGCCCGCAGAAGCGCTTTTCCCGCCGGAAAATGTAGACTTGTTGGCCCTGAAACTTACCGAAGCCATAAATAAGCCCGAATTCCGGCAAAAGCTGCTTGAAGAACACAAGAGGACCATGTCACAACTTTCAGGTGAAGATTTCCTGAAACGGACCATGACGTTATATCAAAGCGTTTTGAATTAA
- a CDS encoding lytic murein transglycosylase, which translates to MSRQLSIFFLILFWGGAALVQAADSHNWDGLKGRLVADGFNREYVDTVFSASSLEYSSSLMARKMRVLLKRRFEPPAKKVAREKEFDERYVGPIMLAGGYSYLREHYELLQNIDKRYGVAPSVLVALLLVETKLGFTLGDVPAFNNLANMAASSDPMIFFDELGYEKLEEKDMVWLKKRTKKKADWAYKELSALLTFSSQNSIVPTEIPGSPYGAFGICQFMPSTAVHYAVDGDGDGRIDLFGRDDALFSMANFLKRHGWNNSLSKEKKLKIIYRYNHSMVYARTIYEVSRQLEKISSTFGPD; encoded by the coding sequence ATGAGCAGGCAACTGTCGATTTTTTTTCTTATTCTTTTTTGGGGAGGCGCGGCCTTAGTTCAGGCTGCAGATTCCCACAACTGGGATGGGCTAAAAGGCAGGCTAGTGGCTGACGGCTTTAACCGGGAGTATGTCGATACAGTTTTTTCGGCCAGTTCACTTGAATACAGTTCCTCACTGATGGCCCGTAAAATGAGAGTGCTGTTAAAGCGCAGATTTGAGCCGCCTGCAAAAAAAGTCGCCCGCGAAAAAGAGTTCGATGAAAGATATGTTGGACCTATTATGCTGGCCGGAGGTTATTCCTACCTGCGTGAACATTATGAATTACTGCAAAATATAGACAAGCGTTACGGCGTTGCTCCTTCCGTGCTGGTCGCTTTGCTGCTGGTGGAAACCAAGTTGGGGTTCACTCTTGGTGATGTCCCTGCGTTTAATAATCTGGCGAATATGGCCGCGAGTTCTGACCCGATGATTTTCTTTGATGAACTTGGATATGAAAAGCTGGAAGAAAAAGACATGGTCTGGCTCAAGAAAAGAACCAAGAAAAAGGCGGACTGGGCTTATAAAGAACTTTCCGCATTGTTGACTTTCTCTTCCCAGAATTCAATCGTACCTACCGAAATTCCGGGGTCGCCTTATGGAGCTTTTGGAATTTGCCAGTTTATGCCCAGTACTGCTGTGCATTATGCTGTAGACGGTGATGGAGATGGCCGGATTGATCTCTTTGGCCGGGATGATGCCCTGTTCAGCATGGCCAATTTCCTGAAAAGGCACGGTTGGAATAATTCGTTAAGCAAGGAAAAGAAACTCAAGATTATCTACCGCTATAATCATTCCATGGTTTACGCTCGAACGATCTACGAAGTTTCACGTCAGCTTGAGAAGATTAGTTCTACTTTCGGTCCTGATTAG
- a CDS encoding dual CXXC motif small (seleno)protein has protein sequence MFSSRNIFNKSAQGESPEQQGRCNSCGGELYTHRECRGVFLRCGSCGTKFNVADYSQYIDDEFEEEMANVPMNRL, from the coding sequence ATGTTTAGTTCCAGAAATATTTTTAATAAATCCGCACAAGGTGAAAGTCCTGAGCAGCAAGGTCGATGCAATAGTTGTGGCGGCGAGTTATATACTCATCGTGAATGCCGCGGAGTGTTTTTACGCTGCGGGTCTTGCGGTACAAAATTTAATGTTGCTGATTATTCGCAATACATTGATGATGAGTTTGAAGAAGAAATGGCTAATGTTCCCATGAACAGGCTTTAA
- a CDS encoding TolC family protein — translation MKRNITFLIVLIFLLSFAPAAIAQQDAEADNSSSNSTLSMEDAATKVPQAESEEDKDAEMTLTLEECVQLGLKQNPTIIAARKSLLAAESDVKRQRGAFGAPVTTTYGYTHSDDQPRSGNVPADYQDKWAFKVNVSQPLFRGFELLSKYQKTKLQRASTEASLTNAELTLISKIQTSFLTLLQGRMEVKSKQDSVARLKSQLDVIQAFYQVGLRPRVDVLQAEVELANAEQDLLIAKNSVDSKSARLNTLLNLPIEKKVNYSGELTYLPFSMTLDQCIAKADKSRPDLEIARKAVEIAEKDVTIAESGFYPDVTADFNYGSSGGDPSVSKNKYNYQDRPDYWNVGANLNWQLFSWGQTYYDTKRAEDNVKKIKSEYDNTKLEASYEIKDQLLSLKAAADRIGVGRKSVEAGREGYRMAMARYQAQVSTNNEVLNAQSRLSDSEALLIQALSDYQVALAKLYVAMGDMNPSLKTN, via the coding sequence ATGAAGCGTAATATTACTTTTTTAATTGTTTTGATTTTCTTACTGTCATTTGCGCCTGCCGCCATTGCGCAGCAGGATGCAGAAGCTGACAACTCCTCTTCCAACTCCACGTTGTCCATGGAGGACGCTGCTACCAAGGTTCCACAAGCTGAGAGCGAAGAAGATAAAGATGCCGAAATGACCCTCACTCTAGAGGAGTGTGTACAACTCGGACTCAAACAGAACCCGACTATTATCGCCGCCCGTAAAAGTCTTCTTGCCGCTGAAAGCGATGTAAAGAGACAGCGCGGCGCTTTCGGTGCTCCCGTGACCACCACTTACGGATATACTCACAGTGATGATCAGCCCCGCTCAGGAAATGTTCCGGCCGATTATCAGGATAAGTGGGCTTTTAAAGTAAATGTCAGCCAGCCCTTGTTTAGAGGGTTCGAACTGCTTTCCAAATATCAGAAAACCAAATTGCAGCGTGCTTCAACTGAAGCGAGCCTTACCAATGCAGAACTGACTCTGATCAGCAAGATTCAGACTTCTTTTCTGACTCTGCTGCAGGGCCGTATGGAAGTTAAGAGTAAGCAGGATTCAGTTGCACGTCTGAAGTCACAGCTTGATGTTATCCAGGCTTTCTATCAGGTCGGACTCAGACCCCGTGTTGATGTACTGCAGGCTGAGGTTGAGCTTGCCAATGCGGAGCAGGACCTGCTTATTGCCAAGAACTCTGTTGATTCCAAGTCTGCACGGCTTAACACTCTGTTGAACCTGCCTATCGAGAAAAAAGTCAACTACTCCGGTGAACTTACCTATCTGCCGTTTTCCATGACTCTTGATCAGTGCATAGCTAAGGCTGATAAAAGTCGCCCCGATCTTGAAATCGCACGCAAGGCAGTTGAAATTGCAGAAAAAGACGTGACGATTGCTGAAAGCGGTTTCTACCCGGATGTAACTGCTGATTTCAATTACGGTAGCTCCGGCGGCGATCCTTCCGTAAGCAAAAACAAATATAACTATCAGGACCGTCCGGACTATTGGAATGTCGGCGCAAACCTGAACTGGCAGCTTTTTAGCTGGGGCCAGACTTACTACGACACTAAGCGTGCCGAAGATAATGTCAAAAAGATCAAGTCCGAATATGATAATACCAAGCTTGAGGCATCTTACGAGATCAAAGATCAGCTGCTCAGTCTTAAGGCTGCTGCCGACCGTATCGGTGTGGGCCGCAAATCAGTAGAAGCCGGTCGCGAAGGTTACCGTATGGCTATGGCTCGTTATCAGGCTCAGGTCAGCACAAACAACGAGGTTCTAAACGCCCAGTCCCGTCTGAGTGACAGTGAAGCCCTGTTGATTCAGGCATTGTCCGATTATCAGGTCGCACTGGCAAAGCTCTACGTTGCAATGGGCGACATGAATCCTTCTCTTAAAACAAATTAA
- a CDS encoding MogA/MoaB family molybdenum cofactor biosynthesis protein has protein sequence MLKCDFSTIKGAGVGRRIVLGEALSQPEGCLCATVSGDLAGLRSGIMIEGGGKALLRVISGNWTPGVPGAKSWTAEVMSELPQGEVEVSLKKHGYSLAYVTLSDKGAAGMRKDEAGPLIAEMVKGALPLSIEQGYLIADESDDLKALLMHLAHVCGFDLIMTTGGTGVGPRDVSPEATLAVIEKRLPGFERAITATGLAKTPHAMISRAVAGTLGESIVVNFPGSPKAVRESLDAVLPALKHAVDKLQGDKTDCAQVL, from the coding sequence ATGTTGAAGTGTGATTTTTCTACGATAAAAGGTGCAGGTGTAGGTCGCAGGATTGTGTTAGGTGAGGCCTTGTCCCAACCGGAAGGGTGCTTATGTGCTACTGTTTCCGGTGATCTTGCTGGGCTGCGGTCCGGGATTATGATTGAAGGCGGGGGTAAAGCACTGCTGCGGGTTATTTCTGGAAACTGGACTCCCGGTGTTCCCGGAGCAAAATCGTGGACAGCAGAAGTAATGTCTGAACTGCCACAGGGCGAAGTAGAAGTTTCGCTTAAAAAACATGGTTATTCCCTCGCTTACGTAACCTTAAGTGATAAAGGTGCTGCCGGTATGCGTAAGGACGAAGCTGGCCCGCTGATTGCGGAAATGGTAAAAGGTGCGCTTCCCCTTTCAATTGAGCAGGGCTATCTGATTGCGGATGAGAGTGATGATTTGAAAGCTTTGCTGATGCATTTGGCCCATGTCTGCGGTTTTGACCTGATCATGACTACCGGGGGAACGGGGGTTGGGCCGCGTGATGTTTCTCCGGAAGCCACCCTTGCCGTTATTGAGAAAAGGCTGCCCGGATTTGAGCGGGCTATCACTGCCACCGGATTGGCAAAAACCCCTCATGCCATGATTTCGCGGGCCGTTGCCGGAACCCTTGGTGAGAGTATTGTGGTGAATTTTCCGGGAAGTCCCAAAGCAGTGAGGGAAAGCCTTGATGCTGTCCTGCCTGCACTTAAACATGCTGTGGATAAGTTACAGGGAGATAAAACAGATTGTGCGCAGGTTTTATAG
- a CDS encoding DUF1614 domain-containing protein: MRGPMFSLPTVMFLGVIFFVLIFFLFIFVQVGLVTVAFAKLGLTPGQGFMLLIATLLGSGINIPVFRSERLVPDVRIRQVRMFNPYSPMGARREAATLTNQVVAVNFGGCVIPVLLSLSLLGKYGFDFSILLCTGVVSAAAYVLARPIPGVGIGIPVLIPPLITALAALIFVQGEMAPIAAYVAGSLGTLIGADLLHLATPATRRVLDAPLVSIGGAGTFDGIFITGILAVLLA; encoded by the coding sequence ATGCGAGGTCCCATGTTTTCGCTGCCCACAGTTATGTTTTTGGGGGTCATATTTTTTGTCCTCATATTCTTTTTGTTTATATTTGTACAGGTTGGTCTGGTCACCGTGGCTTTTGCGAAACTTGGACTTACTCCGGGGCAGGGGTTTATGCTGCTCATCGCCACTTTGCTAGGTAGCGGGATCAATATCCCTGTTTTCCGTTCGGAAAGACTGGTTCCTGATGTGCGGATAAGACAGGTGCGCATGTTTAACCCTTATTCTCCCATGGGCGCGAGGCGTGAAGCTGCAACTTTGACCAATCAGGTGGTTGCCGTTAATTTCGGTGGGTGTGTGATTCCGGTGCTGCTCTCGCTTTCCCTGCTTGGCAAATACGGATTCGATTTTTCCATCCTGCTCTGCACCGGCGTAGTCAGTGCAGCAGCATATGTCCTCGCCCGGCCTATTCCCGGCGTTGGAATTGGTATTCCGGTACTCATTCCTCCGTTGATTACTGCGCTGGCGGCCCTTATTTTTGTGCAGGGTGAAATGGCGCCTATTGCGGCATATGTTGCAGGGAGTCTCGGAACGTTGATAGGTGCGGACCTGTTGCATCTCGCCACTCCGGCGACACGACGGGTGCTGGATGCCCCTCTGGTTTCCATTGGCGGGGCCGGGACTTTTGACGGCATTTTCATTACCGGAATTCTGGCCGTACTGCTGGCCTGA
- the rfbA gene encoding glucose-1-phosphate thymidylyltransferase RfbA: MKGIILAGGSGTRLYPLTRVVSKQLLPVYDKPMIYYPLSIHMMSGIRDILIIATPEDLHRFEDLLGDGSNLGINISYKVQPKPEGLAQAFIIGEDFIGDDNVSLILGDNIFYGHDLPHILQKTAALKEGGTVFAYAVKDPRRYGVVEFDKNQSVISIEEKPEVPKSKFAVTGLYFYDNSVIEIAKGIKPSARGELEITDVNNEYLKRGKLNVELLGRGYAWLDMGTHQSLLRAAAYVEAVQERQGFMLACLEEIAFRMGYISSEELRSMATDMLKNDYGQYLMEIYKNAKDKEL; the protein is encoded by the coding sequence ATGAAAGGAATTATTCTGGCCGGCGGGTCCGGCACGAGACTTTACCCTCTTACACGGGTAGTCAGCAAGCAATTGCTTCCGGTTTACGATAAACCGATGATCTACTATCCGCTCTCCATCCACATGATGTCAGGCATCCGGGATATTCTTATCATCGCCACCCCTGAGGACCTGCATAGATTTGAAGACCTGCTTGGAGACGGCTCAAACCTCGGCATCAATATTTCATACAAGGTTCAACCCAAACCGGAAGGTCTGGCCCAGGCTTTCATCATCGGTGAAGACTTCATAGGCGATGACAATGTCAGCCTGATCCTCGGCGATAACATATTTTACGGCCATGACCTGCCTCATATTTTGCAAAAAACTGCGGCGCTCAAAGAGGGTGGAACCGTCTTCGCTTATGCTGTCAAAGACCCCAGAAGATACGGCGTGGTCGAGTTCGATAAGAACCAGTCAGTAATCAGTATCGAGGAAAAACCGGAAGTCCCAAAATCAAAGTTCGCTGTTACCGGGCTGTATTTCTACGATAATTCTGTCATTGAGATTGCCAAAGGAATCAAGCCCTCAGCGCGCGGAGAATTGGAAATAACTGACGTAAACAACGAATATCTTAAGCGCGGAAAGCTTAATGTTGAATTGCTCGGACGTGGATACGCATGGCTGGATATGGGAACGCACCAGTCACTGCTGAGGGCAGCGGCGTATGTGGAGGCCGTCCAGGAAAGGCAGGGTTTCATGCTTGCCTGTCTGGAAGAAATTGCCTTCCGCATGGGGTACATTTCCAGTGAAGAGCTTAGGAGTATGGCGACTGATATGCTCAAGAATGATTACGGTCAGTACCTTATGGAGATATATAAAAACGCAAAGGATAAAGAACTATGA